A region of Salvia splendens isolate huo1 chromosome 17, SspV2, whole genome shotgun sequence DNA encodes the following proteins:
- the LOC121775130 gene encoding mechanosensitive ion channel protein 2, chloroplastic-like isoform X1 produces MTVSGSLQLSLQLANCRNNWCSKRFRLQNPNAKSRLCLSSDNLPSISLQHHSWSSNVSKRINPRVCTIPCRNNQLRCHCFLNPGAPSDINYVKNATLTLARSFNRLQGSPLVIKLASAVSIIIFAVWGLGPLVRLSRNLLFHKGDNTWKKSSTYQITTSYVRPLLLWTGAIIICRALDPVTIPTKAGQIVKQRLLNFVRSLSSVLGFAYCLSSLILQAQKFAMETNDSKDTRNMGFQFAGKAIYTAVWVAAVSLFMELLGFSTQKWLTAGGLGTVLLTLAGREIFTNFLSSAMIHATRPFVVNQWIQTKIEGYDVSGTVEHVGWWSPTIVRGEDREAVHIPNHKFTVNVVRNLTQKTHWRIKTHLAISHLDVSKINNIVADMRKVLAKNPHVEQQKLHRRVFLDNINPENQALMIMVSCFVKTSHFEEYLCVKEATMLDLLRVIRHHRARLATPIRTVQKVYTDADLDNVPFSETMYDRGGVSNRPVLLIEPSYKINGDDKPRNQARSARANGEEAVKGTNDVQKSVTKADSEAGKMPKVETKSSSDPKHSSSAKTVANTDNKPVEEQSPTADSSSKQPQKVGQDASSVSSPDLGSRRSDNAYSTSHSKQAAQTPATKPSLEENIVLGVALDGSKRTLPIEEEMVGPPNPEDTKELASLHSGNGLAVTDEKNDSKRPNTPGSLSNEQSDLQK; encoded by the exons ATGACTGTTTCTGGTTCTCTGCAGCTCTCCCTGCAGCTCGCAAATTGCCGGAACAATTGGTGCAGTAAGAGATTTCGG CTGCAGAATCCGAATGCAAAAAGCAGATTATGTTTATCGAGCGATAATCTGCCCTCAATATCGTTG CAACACCATTCTTGGAGTTCCAATGTTTCGAAGAGAATAAATCCAAGAGTATGCACCATTCCTTGTAGAAATAACCAGCTTAGGTGCCATTGTTTTTTAAATCCAGGCGCGCCTTCGGACATTAACTATGTAAAGAATGCAACCTTGACATTAGCAAG ATCATTTAATCGTTTGCAAGGAAGTCCTCTTGTGATTAAACTGGCTTCAGCCGTCAGTATTATTATCTTTGCTGTATGGGGACTTGGGCCACTTGTGCGACTTAGCAGAAACTTACTCTTCCAT AAGGGTGATAATACTTGGAAAAAGAGTAGTACTTATCAAATCACAACATCTTATGTTCGGCCATTGCTACTATGGACAGGAGCAATCATTATTTGCAG AGCATTGGATCCAGTAACTATACCAACAAAAGCAGGTCAGATTGTTAAACAAAGGCTCCTAAATTTTGTCAGATCTTTGTCATCAGTGCTGGGCTTTGCATATTGTCTGTCAAG TCTGATCCTACAAGCACAAAAATTTGCAATGGAGACAAATGACTCCAAAGATACTAGAAAT ATGGGTTTCCAGTTTGCTGGAAAAGCTATATATACAGCTGTGTGGGTTGCGGCTGTTTCATTGTTTATGGAGCTGTTAGGTTTCTCAACCCAAAAATGGCTCACAGCTGGGGGTCTTGGGACGGTCCTGCTCACACTAGCTGGACGTGAG ATCTTTACTAATTTCCTTTCAAGTGCAATGATTCATGCGACTCGTCCATTCGTTGTGAATCAGTGGATTCAGACCAAGATTGAAGGTTATGATGTTTCTGGGACAGTTGAG CATGTAGGATGGTGGTCGCCGACAATTGTAAGAGGTGAAGATCGTGAAGCTGTCCACATTCCCAACCACAAGTTTACTGTGAATGTTGTGAGAAATCTCACTCAAAAAACTCATTGGCGTATTAAAACCCACCTAGCCATCAGTCACTTGGATGTCAGCAAAATTAAT AACATTGTAGCTGATATGCGCAAGGTATTGGCGAAGAATCCTCACGTGGAACAACAGAAATTGCACAGACGCGTATTCTTGGACAATATTAATCCTGAAAATCAGGCCCTCATG ATAATGGTGTCCTGCTTTGTGAAGACCTCACATTTTGAAGAATATTTATGCGTTAAG GAAGCTACTATGCTCGATCTACTCAGAGTCATCAGGCACCATCGTGCTCGACTGGCCACTCCCATCCGCACAGTTCAGAAAGTATATACTGATGCGGACTTGGACAATGTACCATTTTCAGAAACTATGTATGAtcgagggggagtgtcaaatcGTCCAGTGCTATTGATTGAACCATCCTATAAAATCAATGGAGATGATAAGCCTAGGAACCAGGCTCGATCAGCACGAGCAAATGGGGAGGAAGCTGTCAAGGGAACAAATGACGTGCAAAAATCAGTCACCAAAGCTGATTCCGAGGCTGGTAAAATGCCTAAAGTTGAGACCAAATCCTCATCTGATCCTAAGCACAGTAGCAGTGCAAAAACTGTTGCAAACACTGATAACAAGCCTGTCGAAGAACAAAGTCCAACAGCAGATAGTTCCTCTAAGCAACCGCAAAAGGTGGGGCAAGATGCAAGCTCAGTCTCCTCACCGGATTTGGGGTCCAGAAGATCAGACAATGCCTATTCAACTTCACATTCGAAGCAAGCTGCACAGACACCTGCAACTAAGCCATCTCTGGAAGAGAATATAGTCCTCGGGGTTGCTCTGGATGGCTCGAAGAGGACCCTTCCCATCGAGGAAGAAATGGTTGGCCCACCAAATCCAGAAGACACGAAAGAGTTGGCCTCGTTGCATAGTGGCAATGGGCTAGCAGTAACTGATGAGAAAAACGACAGTAAGAGGCCGAACACCCCTGGCTCACTCAGTAACGAGCAGTCAGATCTGCAAAAATAG
- the LOC121775130 gene encoding mechanosensitive ion channel protein 2, chloroplastic-like isoform X2, protein MTVSGSLQLSLQLANCRNNWCSKRFRNPNAKSRLCLSSDNLPSISLQHHSWSSNVSKRINPRVCTIPCRNNQLRCHCFLNPGAPSDINYVKNATLTLARSFNRLQGSPLVIKLASAVSIIIFAVWGLGPLVRLSRNLLFHKGDNTWKKSSTYQITTSYVRPLLLWTGAIIICRALDPVTIPTKAGQIVKQRLLNFVRSLSSVLGFAYCLSSLILQAQKFAMETNDSKDTRNMGFQFAGKAIYTAVWVAAVSLFMELLGFSTQKWLTAGGLGTVLLTLAGREIFTNFLSSAMIHATRPFVVNQWIQTKIEGYDVSGTVEHVGWWSPTIVRGEDREAVHIPNHKFTVNVVRNLTQKTHWRIKTHLAISHLDVSKINNIVADMRKVLAKNPHVEQQKLHRRVFLDNINPENQALMIMVSCFVKTSHFEEYLCVKEATMLDLLRVIRHHRARLATPIRTVQKVYTDADLDNVPFSETMYDRGGVSNRPVLLIEPSYKINGDDKPRNQARSARANGEEAVKGTNDVQKSVTKADSEAGKMPKVETKSSSDPKHSSSAKTVANTDNKPVEEQSPTADSSSKQPQKVGQDASSVSSPDLGSRRSDNAYSTSHSKQAAQTPATKPSLEENIVLGVALDGSKRTLPIEEEMVGPPNPEDTKELASLHSGNGLAVTDEKNDSKRPNTPGSLSNEQSDLQK, encoded by the exons ATGACTGTTTCTGGTTCTCTGCAGCTCTCCCTGCAGCTCGCAAATTGCCGGAACAATTGGTGCAGTAAGAGATTTCGG AATCCGAATGCAAAAAGCAGATTATGTTTATCGAGCGATAATCTGCCCTCAATATCGTTG CAACACCATTCTTGGAGTTCCAATGTTTCGAAGAGAATAAATCCAAGAGTATGCACCATTCCTTGTAGAAATAACCAGCTTAGGTGCCATTGTTTTTTAAATCCAGGCGCGCCTTCGGACATTAACTATGTAAAGAATGCAACCTTGACATTAGCAAG ATCATTTAATCGTTTGCAAGGAAGTCCTCTTGTGATTAAACTGGCTTCAGCCGTCAGTATTATTATCTTTGCTGTATGGGGACTTGGGCCACTTGTGCGACTTAGCAGAAACTTACTCTTCCAT AAGGGTGATAATACTTGGAAAAAGAGTAGTACTTATCAAATCACAACATCTTATGTTCGGCCATTGCTACTATGGACAGGAGCAATCATTATTTGCAG AGCATTGGATCCAGTAACTATACCAACAAAAGCAGGTCAGATTGTTAAACAAAGGCTCCTAAATTTTGTCAGATCTTTGTCATCAGTGCTGGGCTTTGCATATTGTCTGTCAAG TCTGATCCTACAAGCACAAAAATTTGCAATGGAGACAAATGACTCCAAAGATACTAGAAAT ATGGGTTTCCAGTTTGCTGGAAAAGCTATATATACAGCTGTGTGGGTTGCGGCTGTTTCATTGTTTATGGAGCTGTTAGGTTTCTCAACCCAAAAATGGCTCACAGCTGGGGGTCTTGGGACGGTCCTGCTCACACTAGCTGGACGTGAG ATCTTTACTAATTTCCTTTCAAGTGCAATGATTCATGCGACTCGTCCATTCGTTGTGAATCAGTGGATTCAGACCAAGATTGAAGGTTATGATGTTTCTGGGACAGTTGAG CATGTAGGATGGTGGTCGCCGACAATTGTAAGAGGTGAAGATCGTGAAGCTGTCCACATTCCCAACCACAAGTTTACTGTGAATGTTGTGAGAAATCTCACTCAAAAAACTCATTGGCGTATTAAAACCCACCTAGCCATCAGTCACTTGGATGTCAGCAAAATTAAT AACATTGTAGCTGATATGCGCAAGGTATTGGCGAAGAATCCTCACGTGGAACAACAGAAATTGCACAGACGCGTATTCTTGGACAATATTAATCCTGAAAATCAGGCCCTCATG ATAATGGTGTCCTGCTTTGTGAAGACCTCACATTTTGAAGAATATTTATGCGTTAAG GAAGCTACTATGCTCGATCTACTCAGAGTCATCAGGCACCATCGTGCTCGACTGGCCACTCCCATCCGCACAGTTCAGAAAGTATATACTGATGCGGACTTGGACAATGTACCATTTTCAGAAACTATGTATGAtcgagggggagtgtcaaatcGTCCAGTGCTATTGATTGAACCATCCTATAAAATCAATGGAGATGATAAGCCTAGGAACCAGGCTCGATCAGCACGAGCAAATGGGGAGGAAGCTGTCAAGGGAACAAATGACGTGCAAAAATCAGTCACCAAAGCTGATTCCGAGGCTGGTAAAATGCCTAAAGTTGAGACCAAATCCTCATCTGATCCTAAGCACAGTAGCAGTGCAAAAACTGTTGCAAACACTGATAACAAGCCTGTCGAAGAACAAAGTCCAACAGCAGATAGTTCCTCTAAGCAACCGCAAAAGGTGGGGCAAGATGCAAGCTCAGTCTCCTCACCGGATTTGGGGTCCAGAAGATCAGACAATGCCTATTCAACTTCACATTCGAAGCAAGCTGCACAGACACCTGCAACTAAGCCATCTCTGGAAGAGAATATAGTCCTCGGGGTTGCTCTGGATGGCTCGAAGAGGACCCTTCCCATCGAGGAAGAAATGGTTGGCCCACCAAATCCAGAAGACACGAAAGAGTTGGCCTCGTTGCATAGTGGCAATGGGCTAGCAGTAACTGATGAGAAAAACGACAGTAAGAGGCCGAACACCCCTGGCTCACTCAGTAACGAGCAGTCAGATCTGCAAAAATAG
- the LOC121775141 gene encoding O-fucosyltransferase 39-like: MAGALLLLLLFTPFSHAFPSLLSELNDPKPRHSRLLRSALERQTSAEQQAELWRPLPNQGWKPCLRQDSASTALPEKSQGYIQVFLDGGLNQQRMGICDAVALAKILNATPIIPHLEVNPVWKDSSTFDEIFDVDHFINVLKDDVSIVKELPDEYLWSTREYYAAAIRANRVKTAPVHASANWYLENVSPVLQSYGIAAVAPFSHRLAFDNMPKDIQRLRCKVNFQALVFVPHIRNLGDSLVSRLRYPLNTNEAGSVNYLTRVTDSKDKQGSRKFVVLHLRFDKDMAAHSACDFGGGKVEKLALAKYRQVIWQGRVLNSRFTDEELRSQGRCPLTPEEIGLLLAALGFDNSTRLYLASHRVYRAMCGGEAGISTLRSLFPLMEDKKSLASSDERAQIKGKASLLAAVDYYVSMHSDIFISASPGNMHNAEVGHRTYENMKTIRPNMALLGQLFLNQSLTWVEFHEGHKSWQGLLRLQRSQQSIYTCPAPDCMCSA; this comes from the exons ATGGCTGGAGCCCTTTTACTGCTGCTGCTTTTTACTCCTTTTAGCCATGCCTTTCCCTCACTTCTCTCG GAGTTGAATGATCCAAAACCACGACATTCTCGTTTACTTAGGAGTGCTCTGGAACGCCAAACT TCTGCGGAGCAACAAGCTGAACTATGGAGGCCTTTGCCCAACCAAGGATGGAAACCCTGTCTCCGACAAGACAGTGCCTCCA CAGCGCTGCCAGAGAAATCTCAAGGGTATATTCAAGTGTTTCTCGATGGAGGACTAAACCAGCAGAGAATGGGT ATTTGTGATGCAGTTGCTCTTGCTAAAATTTTGAATGCAACACCCATAATTCCGCATCTTGAAGTAAATCCTGTTTGGAAAGATTCAAG CACATTTGATGAAATTTTTGACGTCGATCACTTCATTAATGTACTGAAAGATGACGTATCTATTGTCAAAGAGTTGCCGGATGAATACCTTTGGAGCACTCGGGAGTACTATGCTGCAGCGATTCGAGCTAACAGAGTAAAAACAGCACCCGTTCATGCTTCAGCTAACTGGTATTTGGAAAACGTCTCGCCTGTCCTGCAGAG CTATGGGATTGCTGCAGTTGCGCCTTTTTCCCACCGTTTGGCTTTCGACAATATGCCCAAG GACATCCAGAGACTACGGTGTAAGGTCAACTTCCAGGCTCTAGTCTTTGTTCCTCACATTAGGAATCTGGGCGATTCCCTTGTCAGTCGTCTCAGGTATCCTCTCAACACCAACGAAGCTGGGAGCGTTAACTATCTCACAAGAGTAACCGATTCAAAAGACAAACAAGGGAGTAGAAAATTTGTTGTCCTCCACCTTCGTTTTGACAAG GATATGGCTGCTCACTCAGCCTGCGACTTTGGTGGAGGTAAGGTCGAAAAACTAGCTCTTGCCAAGTATCGACAAGTTATTTGGCAGGGAAGGGTGTTGAACTCTCGATTCACTGATGAGGAGCTGAGGAGTCAAGGGCGGTGCCCGTTGACCCCAGAAGAGATTGGATTGCTCCTAGCAGCATTGGGGTTCGACAACAGTACACGCTTATATCTTGCTTCTCACAGGGTATATCGAGCAAT GTGTGGTGGGGAAGCGGGGATCTCGACCTTACGTAGTTTGTTTCCTCTTATGGAAGACAAGAAGAGCCTTGCCTCTTCAGATGAGAGAGCTCAAATCAAAGGAAAGGCCTCATTATTAGCTGCAGTTGATTACTATGTCAGCATGCACAGCGATATCTTCATCTCCGCCTCACCTGGAAATATGCACAACGCTGAG GTTGGCCATCGAACATATGAGAATATGAAGACGATAAGGCCTAACATGGCGCTTCTAGGGCAGCTTTTCTTGAACCAGAGCCTCACTTGGGTCGAGTTTCATGAAGGGCATAAAAGCTGGCAAGGGCTACTTCGACTACAAAGGTCCCAACAGTCTATTTATACGTGCCCAGCTCCAGACTGTATGTGCAGTGCTTGA